A window of Roseburia hominis A2-183 genomic DNA:
AAGGATTTCTTCGGACTCTCCATCGCATCCGTGCCGTCCGGGTTCGTGGATAAGGTCATTGCCTACGCCACAAATATTTCCACCATCAACTGGACTGCCACCGCTGTGGGCGCCGCAGCTATTGTCATCATGCTGCTCTGGCCGAAAGTCACCGACAAGATTCCGGGATCTCTGATTGCGATTATTGTCACGACCGCCGTTGTCTACTTCGCGGATCTCCCGGTCAACACCATCGGCAGTGTCTACGGAGAGCTTTCTTCCTCCTTCCCGACACCGCATGTTCCGGCACTGTCCATGAAACTGGTGCAGGAAATGCTCTCACCGGCATTTACCATCGCGCTGCTGGCAGGCATCGAATCCCTGCTGTCCGCTGTCGTCTCGGACGGAATGATCGGTGATACCCACAAATCCAACGCCGAGCTGGTCGGTCAGGGACTCGGAAATATTTTTTCCGGTATTTTCGGCGGTATCCCGGCAACCGGTGCGATCGCCCGTACCGCAGCCAACGTCCGCAACGGCGGCCGCACCCCGGTCGCCGGCATCGTGCACTGTATTACCTTAACCATTATCCTTCTGGTGCTCATGCCGCTTGCCGCTTTGATCCCGATGACAACGCTTGCCGCTGTTCTTCTGATTGTGGCTGCCAACATGGCAGACTGGACTTCCTTTTTCCGTCTCTGCAAAACAGCGCCAAAAAGCGATGTCATTGTGCTGGTGGCAACTTTCCTGCTCACCGTATTTTTCGATCTTGTGATCGCGATTGAAGTCGGCGTTGTGCTCGCCGCCATGCTTTTCATGAAGCGTATGGCAGAAACCGCCGATGTGACCGCATGGAAATATCTGGATGAGCCGGACGTTACCCCGGGCGAAGCGGAAAAACTGCGCGATATTCCTCACACCATCCGTGTCTTCGAGATCAGTGGTCCGCTGTTTTTCGCCGCCGCAGACCAGATCTTACAGATCAACAGTGACAAGGCTACCCGCGTGATTGTCATCCGCATGCGCAGCGTCCCTGCCATCGACGCCAGTGCCATGAAATCACTGCGCGAACTGGCCGACCGTGCAAAAAAGAAAAAGATTACACTGGTTTTCTCCCACGTCAACGAACAGCCGATGTCCGTAATGGTCAAAGATGGCTTTACCGAGTACGTCGGAGCCCAAAATTTCCATGCAAATATCGTAGAAGCTCTGGATTATGCAGAAAATCTGGTAAAATAGTCCTGTTCCTCTTACATCTACTTTATGAACATCCGCCAAACTGTTACAATAATAACAGGAAAAAGGCATCGGTGCACAAGATGCACCGGTGCCTTTTTTACATTTAGAGTAATACGGTATTTACAAAGGAGGATTCTTTCTATGGATAATCGTTTGACCGATCTTTCCCATCCGGCAGTTGCAGCACAAAGCCGCAATAAGACAGCCATTGCCGGCACCTGCACAATGAATACGGTACTTGCGGCGGCCTACATCGCAGAAGTCTTAAAAGGCGTGCGCAGTCTTCCGTCGTATCTGATTTTTCTTCTGCTCTGTCTGCTGCCCTGTGTCACATCCATTCTTGCCTACACAAAGCAGAAGGATACCTCTAGTGTGCGCTATCTCTGCGGCGGCGGCTTTGCCCTTCTGTATGCCTATGTGATGTTTATCTCATCAACAGATCTGACGTTCTGCTATGTAATCGTAATGCTGTTGATTCTTCTGGTGTATGCAGATAAAAAGCTCGTTTCCCTGCTGTGTACTTATGCACTGGTGATCAATATCCTTGTTCTGGTCTTTCGTGCCGTTACACAGGGTTTCACCGCTGCCCAGATTACCAATGCCGAGATTATAATCGCCTGCATTATCCTTTCCTATATTTTTGTATTGATGTCTGTCACAAAGATTGCGCAGATCAACGATGCCAACATCAAAAAGGCTGACTCTGACCGCAGCCAGTCCGATGATCTTCTGCAGCTGACCTTAAAGGTTGCCGGAGATATGGCAGGAAATATCGATCAGGTTTCACACAGCACCTCACAGCTTCGAGATTCCATCGCCGGCACGCAGACCGCCATGGAGGATCTTACCAGCGGCACTTCCGAGACCGCCGCTGCCATCCAGGTGCAGCAACAGCAGACAGAAAACATTGACCAGCAGGTACAGAACGTATCATCCGTCACTGCCGAACTTCTCTCCTCCACCGCAGAGACCTCTGCCAATCTGACGGCAAGCAAAGATGTTATGAAGAATCTTGTGCAGCAGGTACAGGTCTCAGAGGCTTCCAGTACACGCGTCGCGGATTCTATGGAAGAGCTGAAGGAATATGCTGACAAAATGCAGAGCATCGTTGCCTTAATCAGCAGTGTTGCTTCCCAGACAAGCCTTTTAGCGCTCAATGCCAGCATTGAGGCAGCACGCGCCGGTGAAGCCGGACGCGGTTTTGCCGTTGTCGCCGAGGAGATTTCCAGCCTTGCCGGTCAGACCAATGGTGCTACGGGAGATATCAATCAGTTGATTGAGCACATCTCGCAGTCCATTTCCTCCGTTACCGACTCCGTCACTGAACTGTTCGACAGCAACAGGCACCAGAGTGAATACATTACTTCTGCTGCCGGATATTTTGATCTCATTGAGAAAAATACCGCAAGCATTACCTCCGGCATGTCCGAGTTAAAGCAGGGTGTGGATGCGGTATCTGATTCCAACAGCCAGATTATCCAGAGCATCGAAAATGTATCCGCCCTGACACAGGAAGTTACCGCAAGCGCTGGTGCGACCCTTGCCGGCTGCCGCACCAATCTGCAAAGCGTGGACGACATTGCCCTGATCATGCAGCAGCTTCAGGAAAATGCCAATGAACTGCAGAAAAATACACAGTAATCTTTTCTCTTCCATACAAAACGGGACTGTCGCATCAAACAGCCAGTCCTGTTTGATGTGGTAAGTAGTATGAAGAATGACCATGTCCTTCGATTTCAGATGGAATGCATCTGGAAATTCGGATCAAAAATGTGGCATTTCTAACCAGCCGGTTTTTGCATCTCCGATGATCCGTGTTTTTCCAAGTTTTGAACACTCCACGGGCGTGTCCGCAACCCGCAGACAATTTTAGGATTCTCGTGTGTCCCTTGTGGCACTGCTGAATAAAACATAACCGCGCGAAGCCGCTGTTTGAGCCGTCATCTGCCTTAACTTCAATAGCAGATGACGGCGAGTTCGGTTCGCGCGGTTTTATATTGTCTGTGAAGCAGTGCCGCTAGGGACACTAGGGAATCCGCTCATTGTCTGCGGTTTGTCGGACACATTCCGTGGATTGTCAAAACGTGGAAGAGACACGGAATTCGATGCAAAAATCCGGCAGGAAGAAATGCGCGCATTTTTTTCAACGAATGTTCCATCTACATTTCCATCTGAAATCGATAGGATGATCTTCCTCCTTATATTACTTATCACGTCAAACGGGACTGTCCGCTTTATGCGGCAGTCCCGTTTTTATAGATGTTCTTAGCGTCCGAGCTCCTGGCGGAGCTTTACCGTACGGCAGATTTTCTCATATCCGGTATTTGTTCTTAAAAGCCGGATCGTTGCCCACTTTTTCCGGGTGTCATCCCAGTAGCGCAGCACACTTCCGTCGATGCCTTCGGAACGGATAGAGGGCGTCTGAAGATGCTCGATCACGCACCCCATCGTATCCGTCCGCACTCCCTCGAGGTACTGCTGCGCCATGCTGCGGAACTCCTCGCTGCCCAGATACTCCCGGCGCCATTTCCGTCCTTTTTTCTCCTCGGAGAGCACCTTGTAATTATGTACGATCTCCCCGGCTTTTGTCACCGGTGCGGGTCCGTAGTCGCGGGCTGCAAAATGAACATAATACAACTGCCAGTCACTGGTGAGAAGGAACGCCCTGGTCGGCGTATTTACAATCTCCCCCACGCAGCAGATTGCCCCGATAAACCCGACCCAGAAAACTAATGTGAGAACACACGCCGCAAGCCCGAGTGCTCTACGGTCAAGGTTTGCGGCAAGCAGCGGGATCACCGCTATCGATCCCGCCGCTATCACGATAAAAACTGCCGCCGTAACAGACTGCCCCGTTCCCGCTCTGCGGTTGACGCCAACTTCCACCGTCATCACTCTGTCGTTGCCCCGTCCTGCGCATCCGGCTGTTCTGCGCCTTTCTTTTCATCTTTTACCACAAGATTCACGGAATCGAGTCCCGACACATTGATGTTGCGGTTCACCTGTGCATCGTAGGACTCTGCGTTGATGATGTCTGCCAGATCAATACCGGTCGCCTCTTTCATGCTCTCAAATACTTTTGCCATGACAACCGGCACATTGCCGGCAACCTGATCCACACCGTTTCCACCTTCTCCGCCGCCGATAATCGTGATCTTGTCGATCTGGCCGAGCGGCTCTGCCACTTTGGCTGCAATGTCCGGAAGTACCTTGATCATCATCTCTGCCACTGCCGCTTTATTGTACTTTGCGTACGCCTCCGCTTTCTTCTCCATCGCTTCCGCCTCTGCAATACCTTTGGCCTGGATCGCAGATGCCTCTGCCTCACCGACCGCACGGATACCGGCAGCCTCCTGTTCCTTGGCGTAACGCTCTGCCTCTGCCTGCGCTTTTCTCGCCTCCGCCTCGCGCTGTGCCTCGAACTGTCTCGCCTCCGCGTCCTTCTGACGCTGGTAAAGTTCTGCTTCCGCGCGCTGCTGCGCCGCATACTTATCCGCTTCCGCCTGTTTCTTGATCTCCGCCTCCAGAGACTGCTCCTTGACTGCAACCTCTTTCTGCTTCAGCTCAATCTCACGCTCCTGCTTTGCAATATCCGCGTTGGCGGTTGTCACCTCGATCGTCTTACGCTGCTCCTCTTTCTGGATCTCGTAAGCCGCATCGGCCATAGCCTTCTTCGTGTCCGCCTCCATCTGAAGTTCGGACTTCTTGATGGCAAGCTCATTCTGCTTCTTCGCGATCTCCGTCTGCGCCGCAACCGCTGCATCATTGGACTCTTTGTCTGCCGCTGCCTGTGCAACCTTGATGTCTCTCTCACTCTCGGCACGGGCAATCGCCGCACTCTTCTTGATCTTTACAATGTTGTCAATACCCAGATTTTCAATGACCTCATTGCCGTCCACGAAATTCTGGACATTAAAGCTGATGATGTCGAGTCCCATCGCCGCAAGATCCGGCTCCGCATTTTCCTTGACCAGGTTGGCAAACTTCTGGCGGTCGGATACCATCTCCTCGAGCTTCATCTTACCGACGATCTCACGCACATTACCCTCGAGAACCTCTCTTGCCACCCCGGCAATATACTCGGTGTTTTTATTTAAGAAGTTCTCTGCCGCAAGCCGCAGCTTCTCCGGATCGTTGCTGATCTTGATGTTGACGGTCGCATCGACATTGATATTGATGTAATCCGCTGTCGGCACGGCATTGCTCGTCTTGACGTCGATCGGAATCAGCCGCAGGTTCAGCTTATCCAGACGCTCAAAAAACGGAATGCGGATGCTCGCTTTTCCGATGACCACCTTGGACTTCTTCTTGACACCGGAAATAATGTACGCCATATCCGGTGGTGCTTTCACGTATCCGACGCACAGCAGTACGATGAGCAGCACGATCACAATCAGTGGAATCAATACTGTCGCTGATAAAATTGAATTCATTTGTAAATTCCCCTTTCTTTTGTATAAATGTTATGCCTTGTCTCTCCTTCATATTATAGCGGATTACCATTCTGTTTTGTGAAAAAAATAACAAATTTAAGAAATTCTTTTGTTCTGTCTCACTTATTTGCTGATAATTCTGACAGAAAGCGCTGTCACATAACCCGTATGGCTTACCATCACTATGCCTGATCCATGCCCCGCACGCCATTCTCCTGCGCGGCGGCCTTCTTCCCAAGGTATGCCAGAATATCTTTTCTCGTCACAATACCGATAAACACACGCTTGTCGTCCACGACGGGAACGAAGTTCTGGTTCATCACCTTGCCGAAGAGGTCTTCCATCGACTCGTCAATCTTGACTGCCTCATTGTCCCTGCGGCGCTGGATGGAGGTGATCGGCATATCCTCAAGCAACTTCAAATCCGGAAAATTGCGGTCCTTTAAAAACCAGAGCAAATCACCCTCCGTGATCGTTCCGATATATTTTCCCTCGCGGCTAAGCAGCGGGATTGCCGTATAGCCGTGATGCTCCATCTTCTCCAGAACCTGACGCATGGTATCGTCCTCATCTACATGCGCCACATCTTCCTTCGGGGTCAGAAAAAATAATATATTCATGATCTGTATAATCTCCTGTTGTTCTTTTTTTCTCATCTATTTTACCAAAAATTGCGGCACAGTGCCACCGTTTCACAAAAGATTCCCCAATCCTTGCACCATGCCTTGTAATCGCTACCGCAAAATGGTAGTATAGAAAGGTCGTTTTAACGTTATACCATTCAACAAAGGAGGTTTCCCATGCAGGAAAATAAAATGGGCACAATGCCTATCGATAAATTGATCATATCCATGTCTCTGCCAATCATGATCTCCATGCTGGTACAGGCTCTCTATAACATCGTGGACAGTATTTTCGTGGCTCAGATCAGTGAAAACGCACTCACTGCCGTATCTATGGCTTTCCCGATCCAGAATCTGATGATTGCCGTAGGTGTAGGTACTGCGGTCGGCGTCAATGCGCTCCTCGCCCGCTCACTCGGAGAGAGGGATTTCGACAAAGTCAACAAGATTGCGGAAAACGCTGTTTTTCTGGTATTGCTCAGCTATCTGCTGTTCCTTATCATCGGTCTGTTTTTCGCGGAACCTTTTTTCCGCAGCCAGACGGATATTGAAGAAATTGTTCTCTACGGAAAGCAGTATCTTACTGTATGCTGCTGCCTGTCCTTTGGCTGCTTTACCCAGCTGATGTTCGAGCGTATGCTGCAGGCAACCGGAAAAACCGTCTACACCATGATTACCCAGACCACTGGAGCGGTCATCAACATCATCTTAGATCCGATCCTGATCTTTGGTCTGTTTGGTTTTCCGAAAATGGGCATCACCGGTGCTGCAGCCGCCACCGTCATCGGTCAGATGATTGCTGCGGTTCTCGCTGTCGTCATCAACCAGACCAGAAATAAGGAGATTCAGCTGAGTTTAAAAGGCTTTCGCCCGGACGGCACCATCATCGGTCAGATCTATGCCATCGGCGTGCCTTCCATTGTCATGCAGGCGATCGGTTCGGTCATGAATTACGGTATGAACCGTATTCTGATCAGTTTCTCCTCCACGGCAACGGCAGTGTTCGGCGTTTACTTTAAATTACAGAGCTTCGTGTTTATGCCTGCGTTTGGTCTGAACAACGGTGTCATCCCGGTCATGGCATACAACTACGGCGCCGGCAGCCGCGAGCGCGTGGTCAAGACCTTACGCCACACGGTCACCTATGCCGTCTGCATCATGGCGGTCGGACTTCTGATCTTCCAGCTCTTCCCAACGCAGCTGCTTAAAATGTTCAGCGCTTCCGACACCATGCTTTCTCTCGGCGTCCCGGCGCTCCGGATTATCAGCTTAAGCTTTATCCTTGCAGGATTCGGCATCTCCTGCAGCAGCATTTTCCAGGCGCTCGGCAAAGCAGTCTACAGTATGTTTGTCTCGATCGCAAGACAGCTGGTTGCACTGCTGCCGGTTGCTTACTTTCTGGCGCAGTTCGGCAATGTCAACCTGATCTGGTGGGCGTTCCCGATCGCAGAGCTGATCTCCATT
This region includes:
- a CDS encoding SulP family inorganic anion transporter, producing the protein MNELKPKLFDVLKDYSKEQAMRDVISGIIVAIIALPLSIALAIASGVGPEQGLYTAIIAGFFISFFGGSRVQIGGPTAAFVVIIYGIVTDYGTAGLTVATILAGIFLIVMGICHFGSLIKYIPYTITTGFTCGIAVTLFVGQLKDFFGLSIASVPSGFVDKVIAYATNISTINWTATAVGAAAIVIMLLWPKVTDKIPGSLIAIIVTTAVVYFADLPVNTIGSVYGELSSSFPTPHVPALSMKLVQEMLSPAFTIALLAGIESLLSAVVSDGMIGDTHKSNAELVGQGLGNIFSGIFGGIPATGAIARTAANVRNGGRTPVAGIVHCITLTIILLVLMPLAALIPMTTLAAVLLIVAANMADWTSFFRLCKTAPKSDVIVLVATFLLTVFFDLVIAIEVGVVLAAMLFMKRMAETADVTAWKYLDEPDVTPGEAEKLRDIPHTIRVFEISGPLFFAAADQILQINSDKATRVIVIRMRSVPAIDASAMKSLRELADRAKKKKITLVFSHVNEQPMSVMVKDGFTEYVGAQNFHANIVEALDYAENLVK
- a CDS encoding flotillin family protein, producing MNSILSATVLIPLIVIVLLIVLLCVGYVKAPPDMAYIISGVKKKSKVVIGKASIRIPFFERLDKLNLRLIPIDVKTSNAVPTADYININVDATVNIKISNDPEKLRLAAENFLNKNTEYIAGVAREVLEGNVREIVGKMKLEEMVSDRQKFANLVKENAEPDLAAMGLDIISFNVQNFVDGNEVIENLGIDNIVKIKKSAAIARAESERDIKVAQAAADKESNDAAVAAQTEIAKKQNELAIKKSELQMEADTKKAMADAAYEIQKEEQRKTIEVTTANADIAKQEREIELKQKEVAVKEQSLEAEIKKQAEADKYAAQQRAEAELYQRQKDAEARQFEAQREAEARKAQAEAERYAKEQEAAGIRAVGEAEASAIQAKGIAEAEAMEKKAEAYAKYNKAAVAEMMIKVLPDIAAKVAEPLGQIDKITIIGGGEGGNGVDQVAGNVPVVMAKVFESMKEATGIDLADIINAESYDAQVNRNINVSGLDSVNLVVKDEKKGAEQPDAQDGATTE
- a CDS encoding CBS domain-containing protein, whose product is MNILFFLTPKEDVAHVDEDDTMRQVLEKMEHHGYTAIPLLSREGKYIGTITEGDLLWFLKDRNFPDLKLLEDMPITSIQRRRDNEAVKIDESMEDLFGKVMNQNFVPVVDDKRVFIGIVTRKDILAYLGKKAAAQENGVRGMDQA
- a CDS encoding MATE family efflux transporter: MQENKMGTMPIDKLIISMSLPIMISMLVQALYNIVDSIFVAQISENALTAVSMAFPIQNLMIAVGVGTAVGVNALLARSLGERDFDKVNKIAENAVFLVLLSYLLFLIIGLFFAEPFFRSQTDIEEIVLYGKQYLTVCCCLSFGCFTQLMFERMLQATGKTVYTMITQTTGAVINIILDPILIFGLFGFPKMGITGAAAATVIGQMIAAVLAVVINQTRNKEIQLSLKGFRPDGTIIGQIYAIGVPSIVMQAIGSVMNYGMNRILISFSSTATAVFGVYFKLQSFVFMPAFGLNNGVIPVMAYNYGAGSRERVVKTLRHTVTYAVCIMAVGLLIFQLFPTQLLKMFSASDTMLSLGVPALRIISLSFILAGFGISCSSIFQALGKAVYSMFVSIARQLVALLPVAYFLAQFGNVNLIWWAFPIAELISIIMTILFMFRIFRTIVNKIGEKEMV
- a CDS encoding methyl-accepting chemotaxis protein, yielding MDNRLTDLSHPAVAAQSRNKTAIAGTCTMNTVLAAAYIAEVLKGVRSLPSYLIFLLLCLLPCVTSILAYTKQKDTSSVRYLCGGGFALLYAYVMFISSTDLTFCYVIVMLLILLVYADKKLVSLLCTYALVINILVLVFRAVTQGFTAAQITNAEIIIACIILSYIFVLMSVTKIAQINDANIKKADSDRSQSDDLLQLTLKVAGDMAGNIDQVSHSTSQLRDSIAGTQTAMEDLTSGTSETAAAIQVQQQQTENIDQQVQNVSSVTAELLSSTAETSANLTASKDVMKNLVQQVQVSEASSTRVADSMEELKEYADKMQSIVALISSVASQTSLLALNASIEAARAGEAGRGFAVVAEEISSLAGQTNGATGDINQLIEHISQSISSVTDSVTELFDSNRHQSEYITSAAGYFDLIEKNTASITSGMSELKQGVDAVSDSNSQIIQSIENVSALTQEVTASAGATLAGCRTNLQSVDDIALIMQQLQENANELQKNTQ